The Inquilinus sp. Marseille-Q2685 genomic interval CCTGAGGCTACGGAGCCCGCCGCAAATGTGTCCGAAGCATGCTACTTCGCTGGTGCGCTCGCAGCGATCTGGGGCTGCTGCCTCTCCGCATCGGCGGCATAGGCATGGATCAGTCGGCGCAGCCCTTCCTCGACCGAGATCTCGGTCCGCCAACCCAGCAGCGCCTCGGCCCGCGCCGGATCGCCCCGGAAATGCGCCACATCGAAGTTGCGGGGCGGCGCCGTGCGGATCTCGACCGGGGCCAGGGCGGCGGCCCGGGCCATCTCCGCCAGTTCGCCCAGCGACACGGCCCGGCCACCGACATAGTGGATCGGCGGCAGCGTCCGGTCGCCTTCGTTCAGGCGCTCCACCAGCAGGGAAAGGCCGCGGCCGACATCCTCGACATGGGTGAAATCGAAGGTGTTCTCCGCGCCCTCGATCGAGATCGTGCCGCCGGTCGCGGCCGCCCGCGCGAAGGCCGGAACCACCCGGTCGCGATGGTCGGCAATGGAACCGAAGACGTTGGAGAAGCGGACGATCACCGTGGCCAACCCGGCCTCGCGGGCGCGGCCGACCGCGGCCTCGGCGGCGGCCTTGGACCGGCCGTAGATGTTGACGGGTTCGAGCGGCGCATCCTCGGGCACCGGCAGCGTCGCCGAATCGCCATAGACCTCGCGGCTGCTGGCATAGACCACCCAGGGGCGGCGGTCGGCCGGTTGCTCCAGCGCGACCTTCAGCACCGCCTCGGTGCCGTTGACGTTGATGTCCCAGCACAGCTCCGGGTTGCGCTCGCCGGTGATGACGCGGGAGATTGCGGCGAGGGACACCACGCCGCCGCATCCGGCCATGGCTTGCCGCAGCTGGTCCAGGTTCCGGATGTCGCCATGGCCGGGCGACCCGGGCTCATAGGCGCTGTCGAAGGGAACCGGCTGGTGCCCGGCCTCGGCAAAGCGCCGCATGATCTCGGTGCCGATCAGCCCGCGCGAGCCTGTGACGAGGATTCTCATAAGGGATTTCTCTCAAACCGTTGTCCGATGCGATGTCGGCGACTGCCGACCAGCGTCCTGCTCAGGCTGTTCCGATTCTTCCTGCCACGGCCTGCGTCGCCCAGTCTACACGGGCAAAGAGCAAAACCCTATTTCCGTGAATCACATCCCCCTCCTTCATCCAGGAGGCGCGAGAAATCCTATTTGCTGAGATTCCGCGCGCCGTGGCCCCAAGTCTGACAGTGAAATCCCGATACAGTTCGCCAGGTAAGCGGCGGACAACCTGTCCGTTTCGAAAGAAATTCCTTCGAGGCTGGATTTCAAGCTTTCTGTGCTTGGAGTGTCAAACGATTTTTGTGAGTTTTGTGGGCTTTTTTGAGGCAGAAGAGGGCTTGCCTCGAGACGGTCGGGCGGGGCCGCGAAATGCATAACGCCGCCGTTACCCGGCAGCTTCCTCGACGGTTTGCTCGATGGCGCCGAAGATGGAATGGCCATGGGCGTCCTTCATCTCGATCCGCACCGTGTCGCCGAAGCGGAGGAAGGACGTCCTGGGCGCGCCGGACAGGATGGTCTCGACCATGCGCAGCTCGGCCAGGCAGGAGTAGCCGAGGCCGCCCTGGGCGATCGGCTTGCCCGGCCCACCATCCGAATCGCGGTTCGACACGGTGCCGGAGCCGATGATGGTGCCGGCGCCGAGCGGCCGCGTCCTCGCCGCATGGGCGACCAGGGTCGGGAAGTCGAAGGTCATGTCGACCCCGGCGTCGGCCCGGCCGAAGGGGGCGCCGTTCAGCTCGACCAGCAGCGGTCGGTGCAGCCTTCCGCCGTCCCAGGCGTCGCCCAGCTCATCCGGCGTCACCGCCACGGGCGAGAAGGCGGAGGACGGCTTGGACTGGAAGAAGCCGAAGCCCTTGGCCAGCTCCGCCGGGATCAGGTTGCGGAGGGAGACGTCGTTGACCAGCATGACCAGCTTGATGGCCTCGGCCGCGGCGTCGCGGCCGGCGCCCATCGGCACGTCGCCGGTGACGACCGCGACCTCGCCCTCCAGGTCGATGCCCCAGGCCTCGCTCTCCATCCGGATGGGGTCGCGCGGCGCCAGGAAGGCGTCGGAGCCGCCCTGGTACATCAGCGGGTCGGTCCAGAAGCTCTCGGGCATCTCGGCGCCGCGCGCCTTCCGCACCAGTTCGACGTGGTTCACATAGGCCGAGCCGTCGGCCCATTGATAGGCGCGGGGCAGGGGGGAGAGGGCGTCGTGCTCGCGGAATCTTTCACTCGGTACAGCGCCGAGCTCGAGGTCGTGCGCCAGCGCCTCCAGCCGCGGCCGCAGATGGTCCCAATCGTCGAGCGCGCGCTGCAGCGTCGGGGCGATGCCCCCGGCTGCGGTGCAGCGGGTCAGGTCGCGTGAGACCACGACGAGGCGCCCGTCGCGCGACCCGTCCCTCAGGCTGGCGAGCTTCATCGGCCGGTTCCTTCCCGATTTGTCTTGTCGAAGTTCTTCTCCAGCCCGCTCCAGCAGGCCGGATAGTCATCCTGCAACGTCGGCAGCTCCGCCGCATAGCGGGTCAGCTGCTGCGGGAAGCGGGTCTCGAACATGAAGGCCAGGGTGCCGGTCAGCTTCACCGGCTTCAGCTCGGCGGTCGAGGCCTTGGCGAAGGCGTCGGTGTCGGGGCCGTGCGGCAGCATGCAGTTGTGCAGGCTCATGCCGCCGGGCAGGAAGCCCTCCTCCTTGGCATCGTAGCGGCCGTAGATCAGGCCCATGAACTCCGACATGATGTTCATGTGGTACCAGGGCGGCCGGAAGGAATGCTCGGCCACCAGCCAGCGCTCGGGGAAGATCACGAAGTCGACATTGGCCGTGCCCTCCTCGCCGGACGGCGCGGTCAGTACGGTGAAGATCGACGGGTCCGGGTGGTCGAAGCTGATCGCGCCGACCGGCGAATAGGTGCGCAGGTCGTATTTGTACGGCGCGTAGTTGCCGTGCCAGGCGACGACATCGAGCGGCGAGTGGTCGATCGTGGTCTCGTGGAAGCCGCCGCACCATTTGACGACGACGCGGTGCGGCCCGTCCTTCTCCTCGAAGGCTGCGACCGGGGTCTTGAAGTCGCGCGGATTGGCCAGGCAGTTGGCGCCGATCGGGCCGCGGTCCGGCAGGGTGAACTTGGCGCCGTAATTCTCGCAGACATAGCCGCGCGACGGGCCGTCCACCAGCTCCACCCGCAGCTTCATGCCGCGCGGGATCACCGCGATCTCGGCCGGGCCGATCTCGATGATGCCGAGTTCGGTGACCAGCCGCAGCGAGCCCTGCTGCGGCACGATCAGGAGCTCGCCGTCGGCGTCGTAGAACACCTCGTCGACCATCGATTCGGTGACCAGGTAGACATGCGCGGCCATGCCGGCCTGGGTGAACACGTCCCCCGCCGTGGTCATGGTCCGCATTCCGGTCAGGAAGGTCAGCCTCTCGTCCGGGATCGGCGTCGGATCCCAGCGCAGCTGGCCCAGCGGCAGCCCGTGGCGGACCACGTGGGGCGCCGTCTTCCAATGCGGCAGCTCGATCTCCCGGAACCGGCCGACATGCTTGACCGAGGGCCGCAGCCGGTACAGCCAGGACCGCTCATTGGTGCCGCGCGGCGCGGTGAAGGGCGAGCCGGAGAGCTGCTCGGCATACAGCCCGTAGGCGCAGCGCTGCGGCGAGTTCTGGCCCTGGGGCAGGGCGCCGGCCAGGGCCTCGGTCTCGAAATCGTTGCCGAATCCCGGCATGTAGCGGAGCGTCATGGCGTCCTCCCGGCGGCTGTCATTGCGTCTTGCCGGGATGATTGTTTCATTTGAAACGAATATCAACGCGAATCTGCAGCCGCCGGAAACCGGCGGCCGGGCTGCGGGATTTCAGTCGTCGTTGACAGCCAGGCGGCGCAGCGGGGCGGGGGCGTGCAGGTCGGGCGGGATACCGCGCCGACGCTTGGCCGCCAGCAGCGATTCCGCGATCTCCTGCGACCGCACCGCCAGCACCGAGAGCAACGTGTCGCTGAGCCCGTGCGAGGTCTCGGACTGGCCCTGCAGGTGGATCTGCGGCCGGAACTCGGGCCGGGTGCGCAGCCGGTAGTCGCGGTCGCCCGTGAAATCCTCGATCCAGGGGGCCAGCGCCGACAGCAGGCGGCGCCCGCCGTCGCGGTCGTAGCCGGTCGCCAGCACCACGGCGTCGTAGCCGCGCCGTGCAGCGATGCCGGCGAAGCCGTCGCGCACCGTCAGCTCGACCGTCTCCGGGCCCGCCTCGGCCTCGGTCACCTCGCAGCGCCCGCACAGCGACAGCCGCGCCGCGCCCTGGACCTTCTGCTGGTACAGGATGCCGTAGATCCGCTCGATCGGGTCGGCATCGACCACCGCGTAATTGGTGTTGCGGAACTCGCGGATGATCGCGTCCCGCTGCGCCTCTCCCTGGCCGAAGACGTAGTCGGTGAAGCCGGGATTGAAGATCTCGTTGACGAAGGGGGTGTCGTCGGCCGGCTTCAGCGCATGGCCGCGGAAGAGCAGGTCGATGCCGAGCTGCGGGAACCGGCCATGCAGGTCGAGCGTGATCTCCGCCGCGCTTTGGCCGCCGCCGATCACCGCCACCCGGGCGGAGGGGCGGCGCGCCAGGCCCAGCCCATGGATGCGGTCGAGATAGCCGGAGGAATGGAAGACCCGCGATTCGCCGCGGAGCCTGGCGAAGGCAGCCGGGATGCGCGGATTGCCGCCGGTGGCGACGACCAGGTTGTGCGTCCGCCGCACGGTCTCGCTGCCCAAGGCGGTGCGCGAGCGCACGCGCAGGCCGGTGACGATGCCCTGCGCCGTCTCCGGCTCGACCGCCGTCACCTCCTCGCCGTAGCTGCAATGCTCGGCAAAGCGCGCGGCGGCCCAGCTGAGATAGTCGTTGAACTCGACCCGGCTGGGAAAGAAGGTCTTGCGGTTGATGAAGGCCTCCAGCCGGCCCTTCTGGTGCAGATAGTTGACGAAGGTCAGCGGGCTGGTCGGGTCCCGCAGCGACACCAGGTCCTTGAGGAAGGAGATCTGCATGTCGCTGTCCGGCAGCAGCATGCCGCCGTGCCAGGTGAAGCCGGGCTGCCTCTCGATGAAATGATGGCTCAGCGCCGCGCCGCGCTGGCGCAGCGCCTCGTCCAGCGCGATGGCCAGGGCCAGGTTCGACGGGCCGAAGCCGACGCCGATGACGTCGTGGATCGCGTCCTGGCTCATCGGCTCAGCACCGGCTGGGCGGCGGGGGCGGCCGGCAGCCACAGCCGGTCGAAGAAGAAGCGCTCGCGCAGCAGCATCACCAGCGCCGCACGCTTGTGCGGGAAGTCGAAGGTCTTGATCCGCACGAAGCCGGAGGTCTCGAGGTTTCGGATCTGCTGGTGGTGTGCCGCCGCAGGCTCGCCGACGATGCGCTGGGTGCGGCAGTCGTCGAGCAGCATGTAATGCGTCAGCGAGGGCAGCCAGGCGCTGATGAAGGCGCGGCCGCGATAGGCGTCCTCGCCGACCACGACATGCCAGCCACGGTCGTAGTCCTGGACGTCGTAGAACGGCGCCAGCCGGTTCTCGCGGGCCCAGTAGATCTCGAAATAGGCGAAGGGCACGCCGTCGAAGGTGGCGATCAGCGGCACCATGTGCGGGTCGGCGATCAGCCCGGACAGGTAGCGGCGATGCTTCTCCAGATCGCCGTCCTCGTTCCAGAAGGCGGCGACCCGCGGATCGTTCATCCATTTGTGCAGATGGCCGAGATCGTCCTCCACCGTGGCGGCGCGGAAGGCGATGGTCTGCTCCAGCCACGGGATCCAGCGGGCATAGACTATCCCCTGCGGCTTCGGCGGCCGCTGCGGGTGGCGCTTGCCGTCCGTCATCACATGGCGCTGCGGGAAGGCGGGCAGGTCGGGCCGGCCGTGCCAGAGGTCGGCCTGCTGCATGAACAGCTCCGGCAGCACGGTCAGCGGGGCATCGGCCGTCTCGACCGCGACCCCGCGGCGGCGCAGTACGTCGGCCAGCTCCGTGGCGCCGTCGCCAAGGTCGAGCGTCAGCCGCTCCCACCCGGGATGCCAGCCGAAGGCGGCCTCGATGGCGGCGCACACGCCGCGCAGGGCGGCATCGCCCGATCCGGCGCCGGTCACCGACAGCCGCCCTTCGGTCAGCCGGAGCGTCAGCGGCGCGGCGCCGGCCTGCCGCACCGTCAGCGAATCGCCCTGGCGCGACGTCGTCACGGGAGCCCGGGTGGAGGCATAGGACAGGAAGGTCGTGCCGGGCTGCGGAATGGGTATGGCGTCCATCGTCTTCTCCTTCCGCGGCCGCGAGACTCTGCCCATTCCGGCGTGTCGGCGGCCGCCGGCAAGCGGCGGATTCGTCTCGTCGTCTGGTCGGCTCGCCTCTTCCCGGACGAGGAACAGGGAAGGGCGAAAACGGGCTTGACTCGCAGTGCAACTGCAAATCATTATCATTCATAGCCAGAAGGGAACAGGAAGTCCAGGCACGTTGTCGGCTCCTGATCGATCTCCTTCAAGCCACCGGACAGCGCAGAAGACCAAGTCAAGATGCCAAGCCGAAGCCAATTCGGCAGGGTGTCGTGTGGCTGCATCTGCAAAATCCGTAAAATTCTCTTTATCTCTGCGTGCGATATCGGCGAGGAGCGCCTGATGGCCTTCGATCGGGACGACACCGTCTTTCACGTCGTGGTCAACCACGAGGAGCAATATTCGATCTGGCCCGACTACAAGGAGATCCCCGCGGGTTGGACCGCCGTGGGCAAGACCGGCCCGAAGCCGGAATGCCTGGCCTATATCGCCGAGGTCTGGACCGACATGCGGCCGCTGTCGCTGCGCCGTCACATGGACGGCCCGGCCACCGCGGACATCCCCCCGGCCGACGCGGCGCAGTGATCGGATGAGCGCCGTCGCCGCCCGGCTGTTCTGCCTGCCTTATTCGGGCGCCAGCGCCATGGTCTATGCGCGATGGCGCCGGGCGCTGCCGTCCTGGCTGGCGGTGCATCCGGTCGAACTGCCCGGCCGCGGCGCCCGCGCCGGCGAGCCGCTGTCGACCGACCCGGTCCGCCTGACCGCGTCATTGGCAGCGGAGGTCGAGAGCCTGATCGACGGGCCCTACGCCCTGTTCGGCCACAGCCTGGGCGGCCTCCTGGCCTTCGAGCTGGCACATGCCCTGCTGGAGCGCGGCGCCGCGCCGCCGCTGGTGCTGTTCGCCTCCGGCAGCGAGGCGCCGGCGATGCGCGACGACCGCGACCTGGCCCGGCCGCGCAGCGATGACGAGCTGATCGCCGATCTGCGCGGCTATCATGGCACGCCGGAGGAGGCGCTGGCCGATGCCGAACTGATGGCGGTCGTGCTGCCGGTGTTGCGGGCC includes:
- a CDS encoding NAD(P)-dependent oxidoreductase, translating into MRILVTGSRGLIGTEIMRRFAEAGHQPVPFDSAYEPGSPGHGDIRNLDQLRQAMAGCGGVVSLAAISRVITGERNPELCWDINVNGTEAVLKVALEQPADRRPWVVYASSREVYGDSATLPVPEDAPLEPVNIYGRSKAAAEAAVGRAREAGLATVIVRFSNVFGSIADHRDRVVPAFARAAATGGTISIEGAENTFDFTHVEDVGRGLSLLVERLNEGDRTLPPIHYVGGRAVSLGELAEMARAAALAPVEIRTAPPRNFDVAHFRGDPARAEALLGWRTEISVEEGLRRLIHAYAADAERQQPQIAASAPAK
- a CDS encoding fumarylacetoacetate hydrolase family protein, with translation MKLASLRDGSRDGRLVVVSRDLTRCTAAGGIAPTLQRALDDWDHLRPRLEALAHDLELGAVPSERFREHDALSPLPRAYQWADGSAYVNHVELVRKARGAEMPESFWTDPLMYQGGSDAFLAPRDPIRMESEAWGIDLEGEVAVVTGDVPMGAGRDAAAEAIKLVMLVNDVSLRNLIPAELAKGFGFFQSKPSSAFSPVAVTPDELGDAWDGGRLHRPLLVELNGAPFGRADAGVDMTFDFPTLVAHAARTRPLGAGTIIGSGTVSNRDSDGGPGKPIAQGGLGYSCLAELRMVETILSGAPRTSFLRFGDTVRIEMKDAHGHSIFGAIEQTVEEAAG
- the hmgA gene encoding homogentisate 1,2-dioxygenase, producing MTLRYMPGFGNDFETEALAGALPQGQNSPQRCAYGLYAEQLSGSPFTAPRGTNERSWLYRLRPSVKHVGRFREIELPHWKTAPHVVRHGLPLGQLRWDPTPIPDERLTFLTGMRTMTTAGDVFTQAGMAAHVYLVTESMVDEVFYDADGELLIVPQQGSLRLVTELGIIEIGPAEIAVIPRGMKLRVELVDGPSRGYVCENYGAKFTLPDRGPIGANCLANPRDFKTPVAAFEEKDGPHRVVVKWCGGFHETTIDHSPLDVVAWHGNYAPYKYDLRTYSPVGAISFDHPDPSIFTVLTAPSGEEGTANVDFVIFPERWLVAEHSFRPPWYHMNIMSEFMGLIYGRYDAKEEGFLPGGMSLHNCMLPHGPDTDAFAKASTAELKPVKLTGTLAFMFETRFPQQLTRYAAELPTLQDDYPACWSGLEKNFDKTNREGTGR
- a CDS encoding lysine N(6)-hydroxylase/L-ornithine N(5)-oxygenase family protein, translated to MSQDAIHDVIGVGFGPSNLALAIALDEALRQRGAALSHHFIERQPGFTWHGGMLLPDSDMQISFLKDLVSLRDPTSPLTFVNYLHQKGRLEAFINRKTFFPSRVEFNDYLSWAAARFAEHCSYGEEVTAVEPETAQGIVTGLRVRSRTALGSETVRRTHNLVVATGGNPRIPAAFARLRGESRVFHSSGYLDRIHGLGLARRPSARVAVIGGGQSAAEITLDLHGRFPQLGIDLLFRGHALKPADDTPFVNEIFNPGFTDYVFGQGEAQRDAIIREFRNTNYAVVDADPIERIYGILYQQKVQGAARLSLCGRCEVTEAEAGPETVELTVRDGFAGIAARRGYDAVVLATGYDRDGGRRLLSALAPWIEDFTGDRDYRLRTRPEFRPQIHLQGQSETSHGLSDTLLSVLAVRSQEIAESLLAAKRRRGIPPDLHAPAPLRRLAVNDD
- a CDS encoding GNAT family N-acetyltransferase; this translates as MDAIPIPQPGTTFLSYASTRAPVTTSRQGDSLTVRQAGAAPLTLRLTEGRLSVTGAGSGDAALRGVCAAIEAAFGWHPGWERLTLDLGDGATELADVLRRRGVAVETADAPLTVLPELFMQQADLWHGRPDLPAFPQRHVMTDGKRHPQRPPKPQGIVYARWIPWLEQTIAFRAATVEDDLGHLHKWMNDPRVAAFWNEDGDLEKHRRYLSGLIADPHMVPLIATFDGVPFAYFEIYWARENRLAPFYDVQDYDRGWHVVVGEDAYRGRAFISAWLPSLTHYMLLDDCRTQRIVGEPAAAHHQQIRNLETSGFVRIKTFDFPHKRAALVMLLRERFFFDRLWLPAAPAAQPVLSR
- a CDS encoding MbtH family protein, with translation MAFDRDDTVFHVVVNHEEQYSIWPDYKEIPAGWTAVGKTGPKPECLAYIAEVWTDMRPLSLRRHMDGPATADIPPADAAQ
- a CDS encoding thioesterase II family protein; this encodes MSAVAARLFCLPYSGASAMVYARWRRALPSWLAVHPVELPGRGARAGEPLSTDPVRLTASLAAEVESLIDGPYALFGHSLGGLLAFELAHALLERGAAPPLVLFASGSEAPAMRDDRDLARPRSDDELIADLRGYHGTPEEALADAELMAVVLPVLRADFMMAGAYAYRPRPALPCPVHVLAGTRDDLDRPALEAWGRETCGGFAIDLFEGGHFFIHARQAEVLGVVDAALSRRLNGGPAATLQ